From Maridesulfovibrio ferrireducens, a single genomic window includes:
- a CDS encoding aspartate carbamoyltransferase catalytic subunit, with product MEWRHKDLLDISQLSKEDVWHIFETATYFQEINSRPVKKVPTLKGHSVVLFFAEPSTRTKTSFDMAGKRLSCDTFSLAKSSSSLTKGETLKDTALTLEAMNIDGIVIRHWASGAAAFLAERLDCSVINAGDGRHAHPTQALLDGFTLYQEWGALEGKTVLILGDIAHSRVARSNVIMLTMMGAKVRFCAPRTLLPPNIKSWPVEVFSDVNEASKGVDAIMCLRLQLERQQAGLLPDVREYSRYFGLGPKQVELASPNVKILHPGPMNRGVEIDSALADSASSLVLDQVASGVAVRMALLYLYLTRKK from the coding sequence ATGGAGTGGCGACACAAAGACCTGCTGGATATTTCACAACTCTCGAAAGAGGACGTGTGGCACATTTTCGAAACTGCTACATACTTTCAAGAAATTAATTCCCGTCCGGTAAAAAAAGTACCGACATTAAAAGGCCATAGCGTGGTCCTTTTTTTTGCCGAACCAAGTACCAGAACTAAAACTTCTTTTGATATGGCAGGAAAAAGACTTTCCTGCGATACGTTCTCCCTTGCCAAAAGCTCAAGCAGCTTAACCAAAGGCGAAACACTTAAAGATACGGCTCTGACTCTGGAGGCCATGAACATTGACGGGATTGTTATCCGTCACTGGGCAAGCGGGGCAGCGGCTTTCCTTGCCGAAAGACTTGATTGCAGCGTGATCAATGCCGGAGACGGCAGACACGCCCACCCCACTCAGGCCCTGCTGGACGGCTTTACGCTCTATCAGGAATGGGGCGCGCTGGAAGGTAAAACCGTGCTCATCCTGGGAGATATCGCGCATAGCAGAGTTGCTAGATCAAATGTCATTATGCTCACCATGATGGGAGCTAAAGTAAGATTTTGCGCTCCTAGAACTCTTCTTCCACCAAACATCAAAAGCTGGCCGGTAGAAGTCTTTTCAGATGTAAACGAGGCTTCTAAAGGCGTTGATGCTATCATGTGTCTGCGACTGCAGCTTGAAAGACAGCAAGCCGGACTTCTTCCTGATGTGCGGGAATACTCACGCTATTTCGGACTCGGGCCAAAACAAGTGGAACTAGCCTCACCAAATGTAAAGATACTGCACCCCGGACCGATGAACCGCGGCGTTGAAATAGACTCAGCACTGGCCGACTCAGCTTCGAGCCTTGTGCTTGATCAGGTTGCAAGCGGTGTGGCTGTGCGTATGGCTCTTCTTTATCTCTATCTCACTCGCAAGAAATAA
- the sppA gene encoding signal peptide peptidase SppA, with amino-acid sequence MKKILLLILLTTTLICGCQPKMSLFPDGTDPLLEKTIQGEASDKVLVISIDGTISDRPKRGLFAARPSLVQEVSSRLKLAEKDDDIKAVVLKINSPGGSVTASDVLYNELMLFKKKTGAKIVVSMMDVAASGGYYVSLPADEIMAHPTTLTGSIGVIFIRPKFDGLMDKIGVSVEVSKSGRNKDMGFPFKPDTPEQKEIINKIITNYANRFKTLVQNHRSVSKTNMEQVFTAQIFSADGAKKVGLVDSIGYVPDAVAKACELAGIPQNAKVITYKRKTYPNDTLYNSASSQAVAPALINIDAGHLLPPKAGFHYLWYPAAE; translated from the coding sequence ATGAAAAAAATATTACTTTTGATACTGCTGACTACAACTCTGATTTGTGGTTGCCAGCCCAAAATGAGCTTGTTTCCTGATGGCACTGATCCACTACTGGAAAAGACCATTCAAGGCGAAGCTTCCGATAAAGTTCTAGTAATCTCAATCGACGGAACAATATCTGATCGGCCTAAAAGAGGACTTTTCGCTGCAAGGCCCAGTCTGGTGCAGGAAGTTTCCTCGCGCCTGAAACTCGCAGAAAAAGACGATGACATCAAAGCTGTGGTGCTCAAAATCAATTCTCCGGGAGGCTCGGTCACAGCGAGCGATGTCTTATATAATGAGCTCATGCTGTTTAAGAAAAAAACCGGTGCAAAAATAGTTGTATCAATGATGGATGTAGCAGCTTCCGGCGGATACTATGTCAGCCTTCCTGCCGATGAGATCATGGCACACCCGACAACTTTGACGGGGTCAATCGGAGTTATTTTCATCCGCCCCAAATTTGATGGACTAATGGATAAGATCGGCGTTTCTGTTGAGGTCTCCAAATCAGGCCGCAATAAAGATATGGGATTCCCTTTTAAACCGGACACCCCAGAGCAGAAAGAAATTATAAATAAAATTATCACCAATTACGCGAACAGATTTAAGACTCTTGTTCAAAATCATCGCTCTGTATCAAAAACAAATATGGAACAAGTATTCACGGCACAGATTTTCAGTGCTGACGGCGCGAAAAAAGTCGGCCTTGTAGACAGCATAGGCTATGTTCCCGATGCGGTAGCAAAAGCCTGCGAACTTGCCGGAATTCCACAAAATGCGAAGGTGATAACTTACAAACGTAAAACATACCCTAATGACACTTTGTACAATTCAGCATCATCTCAAGCAGTTGCTCCTGCTCTTATAAATATAGATGCCGGACATCTTCTGCCACCTAAAGCCGGCTTTCATTATCTATGGTATCCAGCCGCAGAATAG
- a CDS encoding amidohydrolase family protein: MKSGESLIHDFALIHNETEILETGTWPSIKNHFSGDVTDLGDVTIVPGLINAHVHLELSHLEGKTVQGQGFMSWITSLLKNPTYEIETDAINKTLSGMLESGTVFCADISTYNCSKMSDLMNESGIGFYSFCEAIGQKIPKAGASFFPDKIYPLGRTAGAGHAPHSTCGELLIAVKKADSAAKRPFSIHLAENEEEDEIVGQGTGPFAEMLRKAGMLSDCGSKGLSPVEYVHSLGILDESTLAIHCVKVSESDIKILADTGTNVCLCPRSNEFIGEGRAPWEKIINSGINTCLGTDSIASNHDLNMWNELEYLLKEINIKLTSQQALSMVTKNGAKSLMIEDLYGSLEVGKRPVFATVPAHLENLLFQ, from the coding sequence ATGAAATCCGGAGAAAGTCTTATCCACGACTTTGCTCTGATCCACAACGAAACCGAAATTCTGGAAACGGGAACATGGCCTTCTATTAAAAACCATTTTTCCGGCGACGTAACAGACCTCGGAGATGTGACTATTGTTCCCGGCCTTATCAATGCACACGTTCACCTTGAGCTTTCTCATCTCGAGGGAAAAACTGTTCAAGGCCAAGGGTTCATGTCTTGGATTACATCACTCCTGAAAAACCCTACTTACGAGATTGAAACAGATGCCATCAATAAGACTTTGTCCGGCATGCTTGAAAGTGGAACAGTTTTTTGTGCGGATATCTCTACCTACAACTGTTCAAAAATGTCTGATCTGATGAACGAATCCGGGATTGGTTTTTACAGTTTCTGCGAAGCTATAGGCCAGAAAATTCCAAAAGCAGGAGCATCTTTTTTTCCTGACAAGATTTATCCGCTGGGCAGAACGGCCGGAGCAGGACACGCTCCCCACTCAACTTGTGGAGAGCTTTTAATCGCGGTAAAAAAAGCTGATTCTGCGGCAAAACGCCCCTTCTCAATTCATTTGGCAGAAAATGAAGAAGAAGACGAAATCGTCGGGCAGGGAACCGGACCTTTCGCCGAAATGCTCAGGAAAGCCGGGATGCTGTCTGATTGCGGAAGCAAAGGACTGTCCCCTGTAGAATACGTTCATTCACTTGGAATACTTGATGAATCAACCCTTGCGATTCATTGCGTCAAGGTTTCTGAAAGTGATATAAAAATTTTAGCAGACACCGGAACCAACGTCTGCCTGTGTCCACGCAGCAATGAATTCATCGGTGAAGGACGTGCTCCGTGGGAAAAGATCATTAATTCAGGTATTAACACATGTTTGGGCACTGACAGTATTGCATCCAACCACGATCTTAATATGTGGAATGAACTGGAATATCTTTTAAAAGAGATCAATATAAAGCTTACATCACAACAAGCTTTATCAATGGTCACTAAAAACGGTGCCAAATCATTAATGATAGAAGATTTATACGGATCTCTCGAAGTTGGCAAAAGGCCGGTCTTTGCGACCGTCCCCGCCCATCTTGAGAATCTTTTATTTCAATAA